In a single window of the Etheostoma spectabile isolate EspeVRDwgs_2016 chromosome 3, UIUC_Espe_1.0, whole genome shotgun sequence genome:
- the tagln gene encoding transgelin isoform X1 — protein MATKGVGMANKGPSFGLSRAVQDKIDSKYDPELEQILVEWISRQCGSGVGKPEAGKMGFQAWLKDGCVLSELINSLFPGEKPVKKIQSSSMAFKQMEQISQFLNAAEKYGVTKTDMFQTVDLWEAKDLAAVQRTLSALGSLAVTKDEGTYSGDPNWFFKKSQENKRDFSEDQLKAGKNVIGLQMGTNKGASQEGMSYGRARQIL, from the exons ATGGCAACAAAG GGAGTCGGCATGGCTAACAAGGGTCCATCCTTTGGCTTGAGCCGGGCGGTTCAGGACAAGATCGACAGCAAGTACGACCCTGAGCTGGAGCAGATCCTGGTGGAGTGGATCAGTCGTCAGTGTGGCTCCGGTGTGGGAAAGCCAGAGGCAGGCAAAATGGGCTTCCAGGCCTGGCTGAAAGACGGATGT GTTTTGAGTGAACTGATTAACAGTCTGTTCCCCGGAGAGAAACCCGTGAAGAAGATCCAGAGCTCATCCATGGCCTTCAAACAGATGGAGCAGATCTCCCAGTTTCTCAACGCTGCCGAGAAGTATGGCGTCACTAAGACTGACATGTTCCAGACTGTGGACCTTTGGGAAG CTAAAGACCTGGCGGCAGTGCAGAGGACCCTGTCCGCTCTGGGCAGCTTGGCCGTCACTAAGGATGAAGGCACATACAGTGGCGACCCAAACTGGTTCTTCAA GAAATCTCAGGAGAACAAGCGAGACTTCAGCGAAGACCAGCTGAAGGCTGGCAAAAATGTGATTGGCCTACAGATGGGGACCAATAAGGGAGCCAGTCAGGAGGGCATGAGCTATGGAAGAGCTCGACAGATCCTGTAA
- the tagln gene encoding transgelin isoform X2, with translation MANKGPSFGLSRAVQDKIDSKYDPELEQILVEWISRQCGSGVGKPEAGKMGFQAWLKDGCVLSELINSLFPGEKPVKKIQSSSMAFKQMEQISQFLNAAEKYGVTKTDMFQTVDLWEAKDLAAVQRTLSALGSLAVTKDEGTYSGDPNWFFKKSQENKRDFSEDQLKAGKNVIGLQMGTNKGASQEGMSYGRARQIL, from the exons ATGGCTAACAAGGGTCCATCCTTTGGCTTGAGCCGGGCGGTTCAGGACAAGATCGACAGCAAGTACGACCCTGAGCTGGAGCAGATCCTGGTGGAGTGGATCAGTCGTCAGTGTGGCTCCGGTGTGGGAAAGCCAGAGGCAGGCAAAATGGGCTTCCAGGCCTGGCTGAAAGACGGATGT GTTTTGAGTGAACTGATTAACAGTCTGTTCCCCGGAGAGAAACCCGTGAAGAAGATCCAGAGCTCATCCATGGCCTTCAAACAGATGGAGCAGATCTCCCAGTTTCTCAACGCTGCCGAGAAGTATGGCGTCACTAAGACTGACATGTTCCAGACTGTGGACCTTTGGGAAG CTAAAGACCTGGCGGCAGTGCAGAGGACCCTGTCCGCTCTGGGCAGCTTGGCCGTCACTAAGGATGAAGGCACATACAGTGGCGACCCAAACTGGTTCTTCAA GAAATCTCAGGAGAACAAGCGAGACTTCAGCGAAGACCAGCTGAAGGCTGGCAAAAATGTGATTGGCCTACAGATGGGGACCAATAAGGGAGCCAGTCAGGAGGGCATGAGCTATGGAAGAGCTCGACAGATCCTGTAA